The Cherax quadricarinatus isolate ZL_2023a chromosome 78, ASM3850222v1, whole genome shotgun sequence genome contains a region encoding:
- the LOC128701574 gene encoding COMM domain-containing protein 2 isoform X1, which yields MVPPLSQEHKSQLSLLVKQDAAVLNDFCGLAAQFVKHGVHPKVFASAAHKLGVLPSQVEDAIRALVFLLSHSTQATATKMEFQDLITTLGFTEAAVNVLTDAYTDNEGELKEYLKKMGVQIPHYHNLEWRFDILVGSRALSHIAEPLITLQLSLDTHTCPGSQTNEDDGGGKQSEPVYDKLLLQTDPNNLVHMTSVLEEALHEARTHHSRRIHRYIK from the exons atggTGCCACCATTATCTCAGGAGCACAAGAGTCAACTGTCCTTGTTGGTGAAGCAGGACGCAGCCGTCCTCAATGACTTCTGTGGCCTGGCCGCCCAATTTGTTAAACATGGCGTCCACCCCAAAGTGTTTGCCTCGGCGGCACACAAACTGGGTGTCCTGCCATCACAG GTGGAAGATGCCATCCGAGCACTTGTTTTTCTCCTCTCACACAGTACGCAAGCAACTGCTACCAAGATGGAGTTCCAAGACCTCATTACCACACTGGGCTTCACTGAAGCTGCAGTGAATGTACTCACTGATGCTTATACTGATAATGAAGGGGAATTGAaggagtatttaaaaaaaatgggtGTTCAG ATACCACATTACCACAATTTGGAATGGAGGTTCGACATCCTGGTTGGCTCACGAGCACTTAGTCACATAGCGGAACCTCTCATTACACTGCAGCTGTCCTTAGATACACATACTTGTCCAG gcTCTCAGACTAAcgaagatgatggtggaggaaagCAGTCAGAGCCAGTGTATGATAAGTTACTACTTCAGACAGATCCTAACAACTTAGTACATATGACAAGTGTGCTAGAAGAGGCACTTCATGAAGCGCGTACACACCACTCTCGTCGTATTCACAGATATATAAAATAA
- the LOC128701574 gene encoding COMM domain-containing protein 2 isoform X2, whose amino-acid sequence MTSVAWPPNLLNMASTPKCLPRRHTNWVSCHHSTQATATKMEFQDLITTLGFTEAAVNVLTDAYTDNEGELKEYLKKMGVQIPHYHNLEWRFDILVGSRALSHIAEPLITLQLSLDTHTCPGSQTNEDDGGGKQSEPVYDKLLLQTDPNNLVHMTSVLEEALHEARTHHSRRIHRYIK is encoded by the exons ATGACTTCTGTGGCCTGGCCGCCCAATTTGTTAAACATGGCGTCCACCCCAAAGTGTTTGCCTCGGCGGCACACAAACTGGGTGTCCTGCCATCACAG TACGCAAGCAACTGCTACCAAGATGGAGTTCCAAGACCTCATTACCACACTGGGCTTCACTGAAGCTGCAGTGAATGTACTCACTGATGCTTATACTGATAATGAAGGGGAATTGAaggagtatttaaaaaaaatgggtGTTCAG ATACCACATTACCACAATTTGGAATGGAGGTTCGACATCCTGGTTGGCTCACGAGCACTTAGTCACATAGCGGAACCTCTCATTACACTGCAGCTGTCCTTAGATACACATACTTGTCCAG gcTCTCAGACTAAcgaagatgatggtggaggaaagCAGTCAGAGCCAGTGTATGATAAGTTACTACTTCAGACAGATCCTAACAACTTAGTACATATGACAAGTGTGCTAGAAGAGGCACTTCATGAAGCGCGTACACACCACTCTCGTCGTATTCACAGATATATAAAATAA